A region of Bufo gargarizans isolate SCDJY-AF-19 unplaced genomic scaffold, ASM1485885v1 original_scaffold_2124_pilon, whole genome shotgun sequence DNA encodes the following proteins:
- the LOC122923992 gene encoding proline-rich protein 36-like — translation MAPRMNSFLVENSMVINLGVNDLAFCFDRFLISSILPMVHRTPPLILRAPPPAPPLILRAPPSAPPLILRAPPSTPPLILRAPPSAPPLILRAPPSAPPLILRAPPSAPPLILRAPPSTPPLILRAPPSAPPLILRAPPSAPPLILRAPPSTPPLILRAPPSTPPLILRAPPSTPPLILRAPPSAPPLILRAPPSAPPLILRAPPSAPPLILRAPPSAPPLILRAPPSAPPLILRAPPSAPPLILRAPPSAPPLILRAPPSSPPLILRAPPSAPPLILRALPSAPRHILRALPSAPPLILRALPSAPHHILRALPSAPPLILRAPPSAPPLILRAPPSAPPLILRAPPSAPPLILRAPPSAPPLILRAPPSAPPLILRAPPSAPPLILRAPPSAPPLILRAPPSAPPLILRAPPSAPPLILRAPPSAPPLILRAPPSAPPLILRAPPSAPPLILRAPPSAPPLILRAPPSAPPLILRAPPSAPPLILRAPPSAPPLILRAPPSAPPLILRAPPSAPPLILRAPPSAPPLILRAPPSTPPLILRAPPSAPPLILRAPPSAPRHILRAPPSTPPLILRALPSAPRHILRALPSAPPLILRALPSAPPLNLRALPSAPPLILRALPSAPPLILRALPSAPPLILRALPSAAPLILRALPSAAPLILRALPSAAPLILRALPSAPPLILRALPSAAPLILRALPSAAPLILRALPLAPPLILRALPSAPRHILRALPSAPPLILRAPPSAPRHILRAPPSAPPLILRAPPSAPPLILRAPPSTPPLILRAPPSTPPLILRAPPSAPPLILRARPSAPPLILRTPPSAPPLILRAPPSAPPLNLRALPSAPPLILRALPLAPPLNLRALPSAPPLILRALPLAPPLILRALPSAAPLILRALPSAAPLILRALPSAAPLILRALPSAAPLILRALPSAAPLILRALPSAPPLILRALPSAAPLKLPSARPLHHCV, via the exons ATGGCACCTCGGATGAACTCTTTTCTGGTGGAGAACTCGATGGTTATCAACCTTGGAGTGAACGACCTTGCCTTCTGCTTTGATAGATTCCTGATTAGCTCCATCTTGCCCATGGTCCACAGAA CTCCGCCACTCATCCTGCGTGCCCCGCCGCCAGCTCCGCCACTCATCCTGCGTGCCCCGCCGTCAGCTCCGCCACTCATCCTGCGTGCCCCGCCGTCAACTCCGCCACTCATCCTGCGTGCCCCGCCGTCAGCTCCGCCACTCATCCTGCGTGCCCCGCCGTCAGCTCCGCCACTCATCCTGCGTGCCCCGCCGTCAGCTCCGCCACTCATCCTGCGTGCCCCGCCGTCAACTCCGCCACTCATCCTGCGTGCCCCGCCGTCAGCTCCGCCACTCATCCTGCGTGCCCCGCCGTCAGCTCCGCCACTCATCCTGCGTGCCCCGCCGTCAACTCCGCCACTCATCCTGCGTGCCCCGCCGTCAACTCCGCCACTCATCCTGCGTGCCCCGCCGTCAACTCCGCCACTCATCCTGCGTGCCCCGCCGTCAGCTCCGCCACTCATCCTGCGTGCCCCGCCGTCAGCTCCGCCACTCATCCTGCGTGCCCCGCCGTCAGCTCCGCCACTCATCCTGCGTGCCCCGCCGTCAGCTCCGCCACTCATCCTGCGTGCCCCGCCGTCAGCTCCGCCACTCATCCTGCGTGCCCCGCCGTCAGCTCCGCCACTCATCCTGCGTGCCCCGCCGTCAGCTCCGCCACTCATCCTGCGTGCCCCGCCGTCATCTCCGCCACTCATCCTGCGTGCCCCGCCGTCAGCTCCGCCACTCATCTTGCGTGCCCTGCCGTCAGCTCCGCGCCACATCCTGCGTGCCCTGCCGTCAGCTCCACCACTCATCTTGCGTGCCCTGCCGTCAGCTCCGCACCACATCCTGCGTGCCCTGCCGTCAGCTCCGCCACTCATCCTGCGTGCCCCGCCGTCAGCTCCGCCACTCATCCTGCGTGCCCCGCCGTCAGCTCCGCCACTCATCCTGCGTGCCCCGCCGTCAGCTCCGCCACTCATCCTGCGTGCCCCGCCGTCAGCTCCGCCACTCATCCTGCGTGCCCCGCCGTCAGCTCCGCCACTCATCCTGCGTGCCCCGCCGTCAGCTCCGCCACTCATCCTGCGTGCCCCGCCGTCAGCTCCGCCACTCATCCTGCGTGCCCCGCCGTCAGCTCCGCCACTCATCCTGCGTGCCCCGCCGTCAGCTCCGCCACTCATCCTGCGTGCCCCGCCGTCAGCTCCGCCACTCATCCTGCGTGCCCCGCCGTCAGCTCCGCCACTCATCCTGCGTGCCCCGCCGTCAGCTCCGCCACTCATCCTGCGTGCCCCGCCGTCAGCTCCGCCACTCATCCTGCGTGCCCCGCCGTCAGCTCCGCCACTCATCCTGCGTGCCCCGCCGTCAGCTCCGCCACTCATCCTGCGTGCCCCGCCGTCAGCTCCGCCACTCATCCTGCGTGCCCCGCCGTCAGCTCCGCCACTCATCCTGCGTGCCCCGCCGTCAGCTCCGCCACTCATCCTGCGTGCCCCGCCGTCAGCTCCGCCACTCATCCTGCGTGCCCCGCCGTCAACTCCGCCACTCATCCTGCGTGCCCCGCCGTCAGCTCCGCCACTCATCTTGCGTGCCCCGCCGTCAGCTCCGCGCCACATCCTGCGTGCCCCGCCGTCAACTCCGCCACTCATCTTGCGTGCCCTGCCGTCAGCTCCGCGACACATCCTGCGTGCCCTGCCGTCAGCTCCGCCACTCATCCTGCGTGCCCTACCGTCAGCTCCACCACTCAACCTGCGTGCTCTGCCGTCAGCTCCGCCACTCATCCTGCGTGCGCTGCCCTCAGCTCCGCCACTCATCCTGCGTGCGCTGCCGTCAGCTCCGCCACTCATCCTGCGTGCGCTGCCGTCAGCTGCGCCACTCATCCTGCGTGCGCTGCCGTCAGCTGCGCCACTCATCCTGCGTGCGCTGCCGTCAGCTGCGCCACTCATCCTGCGTGCGCTGCCGTCAGCTCCGCCACTCATCCTGCGTGCGCTGCCGTCAGCTGCGCCACTCATCCTGCGTGCGCTGCCGTCAGCTGCGCCACTCATCCTGCGTGCGCTGCCCTTAGCTCCGCCACTCATCCTGCGTGCGCTGCCGTCAGCTCCGCGCCACATCCTGCGTGCCCTGCCGTCAGCTCCGCCACTCATCTTGCGTGCCCCGCCGTCAGCTCCGCGCCACATCCTGCGTGCCCCGCCGTCAGCTCCGCCACTCATCCTGCGTGCCCCGCCGTCAGCTCCGCCACTCATCCTGCGTGCCCCGCCGTCAACTCCGCCACTCATCCTGCGTGCCCCGCCGTCAACTCCGCCACTCATCCTGCGTGCCCCGCCGTCAGCTCCGCCACTCATCCTGCGTGCCCGGCCGTCAGCTCCGCCACTCATCCTGCGTACCCCGCCGTCAGCTCCGCCACTCATCCTGCGTGCCCCGCCGTCAGCTCCCCCACTCAACCTGCGTGCTCTGCCGTCAGCTCCGCCACTCATCCTGCGTGCGCTGCCCTTAGCTCCCCCACTCAACCTGCGTGCTCTGCCGTCAGCTCCGCCACTCATCCTGCGTGCGCTGCCCTTAGCTCCGCCACTCATCCTGCGTGCGCTGCCGTCAGCTGCGCCACTCATCCTGCGTGCGCTGCCGTCAGCTGCGCCACTCATCCTGCGTGCGCTGCCGTCAGCTGCGCCACTCATCCTGCGTGCGCTGCCGTCAGCTGCGCCACTCATCCTGCGTGCGCTGCCGTCAGCTGCGCCACTCATCCTGCGTGCGCTGCCGTCAGCTCCGCCACTCATCCTGCGTGCGCTGCCGTCAGCTGCGCCACTCAAGCTGCCGTCAGCTCGGCCACTCCACCACTGTGTATGA